One genomic region from Sorangium aterium encodes:
- a CDS encoding non-ribosomal peptide synthetase, producing MPVAGIIEELKTLGVDLWTESGQLRFRAPKGLLTEDKMTVLRTHKAQIIDFLAANQGVVVAADEQARHEPFPLTDVQTAYLLGRQSSFGYGGVACHGYLEVTYPELDPARLSDAWNLLIERHEMLRAVIEQDGYQRVLPTVPRYHIQSTDLRGASAAEVERALRGIRAEMDHRMYETTVWPLFELRHTRTSGGDVVHFSLDSLIADWASAGIFFEELDLILAGRSDELRPLDLRFRDYIFAERRLRETGRYQRDRQYWLARVNDLPAAPELPMLPSAAEAGPVRFRRYHSRLSAERWERLRQRAGERGLTASIAVLGAYAAVLQRWSRRQRFSLNLTLLNRLPLHPHVDRIVGDFTSVSLMDVQAASGRSFKEWAARLGDQMFADLDHRLFTGVEVLREVTRRRGREAALMPVVFTSAIGLGSRRRPSSGRRFGHGVTQTPQVYLDCQVMDDADGLEVNWDVRQGIFPDGLIDDMFGALLRLLEDLAERSEAWEAVEPVALPGWQMQERERVNQTSCPLPDSLLHRGFLEQAARDPGAVAVIGHAGSLTYRDLAMRAASVAQALRDGGCTAGDRVAVVMNKGIEQVVAVLGVLLAGGTYLPLDATQPRLRIEKVLSNAAVRQVLTQSWISAAAKLPDGLRVIDVDTQAPAQSFPEAPTGDPDALAYVIYTSGSTGDPKGVMITHRAALNTIDDINRRFGVTGSDRVLGLAQLGFDLSVYDIFGTLALGGTLVLPDPDRGADPSHWADLLVKHEVTLWNSVPAQLQMLASYLQTEPVAIRSLRMALLSGDWIPVTLPDQIRRFIPELTLIGLGGATEAAIWSNYHRIERVDPAWTSIPYGIPLANQGFRVLDESLRDAPVWVAAELYITGHGLAAGYLGDPELTAARFFNHPVDGQRLYRTGDLGRYLPGGSIEFLGREDSQVKIRGHRIELGEIEAALLAHPAVGAAAAVVAGKDLTDRALLGFVELARRGAPTDDDLATSQARLVSAARQFADKEVSGVTAAQVTEAIRALHDASFASMVNAFAERGLFAGPRDAHSAEEILREARVHDRHHWLVRRWLGLLAEAGWLTYHEESRRYAQRRAADATAVHDAWRRFEELATSSGLCTPEFVQYHRAHVERLHALLENQQNPFELLFPQGKHDVALSVYRDDAIARYNNHAVAALLYRIAAAHTDGAPLRVLEIGAGTGATSGVVIPMLDGHDVDYLFTDLTAFFLADARERFRERPWVRFGQLDLNEDYRAQGLLPNSVDVVLCAGMLNSTRNVEAAVAAAVELLGPSGWLVFTEPTADHPHVLLTQGFMMDPAGADRERGATKFLSTQQWQGLIAKSGGELVLCLPDDDHPMAAYGMHMFAARFKTDRARVRTDELTSFLGQRLPAHMVPAHLQVVDRLPLTANGKVNRKALAALRPAAFIDSAGKEADATLDELEGRLCALWASALGIARIGKDENFYDRGADSLILARVAGRLREEVPEAAPFAYDTLLRQMLNEPTVDALARALRRQEGAAHAPSAEASASGGKTAQIAQRREGSNSLILSFGGGDGPARVMFHAALGTMDYFQHLGRALAAQNLGPVLGFAVADPERYLAIPPKELVARVSDDYAQRLIDEGFTRFQLIGYCLGGLLATEVARRLLERGMSVDLALVDSIPMFIETDEELAFEAIFAPNLNLDPVKAVFGDDVDSADVYRAIEKLMVEYDRKIPAGAMARLGGDPGLESVAAAVRRQSARSQDERLASYAKAAAAQAGVPVGPELIPALFRTCRHSMRAARFDPEPYVGDMTFLRCDEEQSFGITAGVGHLTAPFWEGVCLGEFKLIDVPGNHFSVIEPPHVNVVAEHLAASLRNT from the coding sequence ATGCCCGTTGCCGGGATCATCGAAGAGCTGAAGACGCTGGGTGTCGATCTGTGGACGGAATCGGGGCAGCTCCGGTTCCGTGCGCCCAAAGGTTTGCTCACGGAAGACAAGATGACGGTGCTGCGCACGCACAAGGCGCAGATCATCGATTTTCTGGCAGCGAACCAGGGGGTGGTCGTCGCCGCGGACGAGCAGGCGCGTCATGAGCCGTTCCCGCTCACCGACGTGCAGACGGCCTACCTGCTGGGGCGCCAGAGCTCCTTCGGTTACGGCGGCGTCGCCTGCCACGGGTACCTGGAGGTGACGTATCCAGAGCTCGACCCCGCGCGCCTCTCCGACGCCTGGAACCTGCTGATCGAGCGGCATGAGATGCTGCGCGCCGTGATCGAGCAGGACGGCTACCAGCGCGTCCTGCCCACGGTACCTCGGTACCACATCCAGTCGACGGACCTCCGCGGCGCGTCCGCCGCCGAGGTGGAGCGCGCGCTCCGCGGGATCCGCGCCGAGATGGACCACCGGATGTACGAGACCACCGTATGGCCGCTGTTCGAGCTGCGGCATACCCGCACCAGCGGCGGCGACGTGGTGCACTTCTCGCTGGACTCGCTGATCGCCGACTGGGCGAGCGCCGGGATCTTCTTCGAGGAGCTCGATCTCATCCTCGCCGGTCGCAGCGACGAGCTGCGACCGCTGGACCTCCGCTTTCGCGATTACATCTTCGCAGAGCGGCGGCTGCGCGAGACCGGGCGTTACCAGCGTGACCGCCAGTACTGGCTCGCGCGCGTCAACGATCTGCCCGCCGCGCCCGAGCTGCCGATGCTTCCATCGGCCGCGGAAGCTGGACCCGTGCGCTTCCGCCGCTACCACAGCCGCCTGTCCGCCGAGCGCTGGGAGCGCCTCCGGCAGCGGGCCGGCGAGCGAGGGCTCACGGCCTCGATCGCCGTGCTGGGCGCCTATGCGGCGGTGCTCCAGCGCTGGAGCCGTCGTCAACGGTTCAGCCTCAACCTCACGCTGCTCAACCGTCTGCCGCTGCACCCGCACGTCGACCGGATCGTCGGAGACTTCACGTCGGTCAGCCTCATGGACGTGCAGGCGGCGTCCGGGCGCAGCTTCAAGGAATGGGCTGCGCGGCTCGGCGATCAGATGTTCGCCGATCTCGACCACCGGCTGTTCACGGGGGTCGAGGTGCTGCGCGAGGTGACCCGCCGGCGCGGGCGGGAGGCCGCGCTGATGCCGGTCGTCTTCACCAGCGCCATCGGACTCGGCTCGCGGCGACGGCCCAGCAGCGGGCGGCGCTTCGGCCATGGCGTCACGCAAACCCCGCAGGTCTACCTCGATTGCCAGGTCATGGATGACGCGGACGGGCTCGAGGTCAACTGGGACGTGCGTCAGGGCATCTTCCCGGACGGCCTCATCGACGACATGTTCGGCGCGCTGCTGCGGCTACTGGAGGATCTCGCGGAGCGCTCCGAGGCGTGGGAGGCCGTCGAGCCTGTCGCGTTGCCCGGATGGCAGATGCAGGAGCGCGAGCGCGTCAATCAGACCAGCTGTCCGCTGCCAGACTCCCTCTTGCACCGAGGGTTCCTGGAGCAGGCCGCCCGCGACCCCGGAGCGGTGGCGGTGATCGGCCATGCGGGCAGCTTGACGTACCGCGACCTCGCGATGAGGGCGGCGTCGGTCGCGCAGGCGCTGCGAGACGGCGGCTGTACCGCGGGCGACCGGGTCGCCGTCGTCATGAACAAGGGGATCGAGCAGGTCGTCGCGGTGCTGGGCGTGCTGCTCGCCGGAGGGACCTATCTGCCGCTGGACGCCACGCAGCCACGTCTGCGCATCGAGAAGGTGCTGTCGAACGCGGCGGTGCGACAGGTCCTGACCCAGTCGTGGATCTCCGCGGCGGCCAAGCTGCCGGACGGCCTGCGCGTGATCGATGTGGACACGCAGGCGCCTGCGCAGAGCTTCCCCGAAGCTCCGACGGGCGACCCCGACGCGCTGGCGTACGTGATCTACACCTCCGGCTCCACGGGCGACCCGAAGGGGGTCATGATCACCCACCGAGCGGCGCTGAACACGATCGACGACATCAACCGTCGCTTCGGGGTGACCGGTTCGGACCGGGTGCTGGGCCTCGCCCAGCTTGGCTTCGACCTGTCCGTGTACGACATCTTCGGAACCCTCGCCCTCGGCGGGACGCTCGTGCTCCCGGATCCCGACCGTGGCGCCGATCCCTCCCACTGGGCGGACCTCCTCGTGAAGCACGAGGTGACCCTGTGGAACTCCGTGCCTGCGCAGCTTCAGATGCTGGCGAGCTACCTGCAGACAGAGCCTGTCGCGATTCGCTCGTTGCGCATGGCGCTGCTGTCCGGGGACTGGATCCCCGTCACGCTGCCCGACCAGATCCGCCGGTTCATTCCTGAGCTGACGCTCATCGGGCTCGGGGGCGCGACCGAGGCGGCCATCTGGTCGAATTACCATCGCATCGAGCGGGTCGATCCGGCGTGGACGAGCATCCCCTACGGGATCCCGCTCGCCAACCAGGGCTTCCGCGTCCTCGACGAGTCGCTCCGCGACGCGCCGGTGTGGGTCGCTGCAGAGCTGTACATCACCGGGCACGGCCTCGCAGCGGGGTACCTGGGCGATCCGGAGCTCACGGCAGCGCGCTTCTTCAACCACCCCGTCGATGGCCAGCGCCTCTACAGGACCGGAGATCTCGGGCGCTATCTCCCCGGCGGATCCATCGAGTTCCTCGGCCGCGAGGACAGCCAGGTCAAGATTCGCGGGCACCGGATCGAGCTCGGCGAGATCGAGGCCGCGCTGCTCGCGCATCCGGCGGTAGGCGCCGCGGCGGCCGTGGTGGCCGGCAAGGACCTCACGGATCGCGCGCTGCTCGGCTTCGTCGAGCTCGCGCGGCGCGGCGCGCCCACGGACGATGATCTGGCGACGTCGCAGGCCCGTCTGGTGTCTGCGGCGCGGCAGTTCGCCGACAAGGAGGTCAGCGGCGTGACCGCGGCCCAGGTGACCGAGGCGATTCGAGCGCTTCACGACGCCTCGTTCGCGTCCATGGTGAACGCGTTTGCCGAGCGCGGGCTCTTCGCCGGTCCGCGCGACGCGCACTCGGCCGAGGAGATCCTGCGCGAGGCGCGCGTTCACGACCGCCATCACTGGCTCGTTCGCCGCTGGCTGGGGCTCCTGGCGGAGGCTGGATGGCTCACGTACCATGAGGAGAGCCGTCGTTATGCGCAGCGCAGGGCCGCCGACGCGACGGCGGTCCACGACGCCTGGCGGCGGTTCGAGGAGCTGGCGACGTCGTCCGGGCTGTGTACGCCCGAGTTCGTTCAGTACCACAGAGCGCACGTGGAGCGGCTGCACGCCTTGCTCGAGAACCAGCAGAACCCGTTCGAGCTGCTGTTTCCGCAAGGGAAGCACGACGTGGCGCTCTCGGTGTACCGCGATGACGCGATCGCGCGTTACAACAACCACGCGGTCGCGGCGCTGCTGTACCGGATCGCCGCCGCGCATACGGACGGCGCCCCCCTGCGGGTGCTCGAGATCGGCGCCGGCACGGGCGCGACCAGCGGCGTGGTCATCCCGATGCTCGACGGCCATGACGTCGATTATCTGTTCACGGACCTGACAGCCTTCTTCCTGGCCGATGCGCGCGAGCGGTTCCGGGAGCGCCCCTGGGTCCGATTCGGACAGCTCGACCTGAACGAGGACTACCGCGCCCAGGGCCTGCTGCCGAACTCCGTCGACGTCGTGCTGTGCGCCGGAATGCTGAACAGCACCCGCAACGTCGAAGCTGCGGTGGCGGCCGCGGTGGAGCTGCTCGGGCCATCGGGATGGCTCGTGTTCACCGAGCCTACCGCCGATCACCCGCACGTCCTGCTCACCCAGGGTTTCATGATGGACCCCGCGGGCGCAGACCGGGAACGCGGCGCCACCAAGTTCCTGTCCACCCAGCAATGGCAAGGCCTGATAGCGAAGAGCGGCGGTGAGCTGGTGCTCTGCCTGCCGGACGATGACCATCCGATGGCGGCGTATGGCATGCACATGTTCGCTGCGCGCTTCAAGACCGACCGGGCCCGGGTCAGGACCGACGAGCTCACGAGCTTCCTCGGGCAGCGGCTGCCAGCGCACATGGTGCCTGCTCATCTGCAGGTCGTCGACCGGCTGCCGCTCACGGCGAACGGCAAGGTCAACCGCAAGGCGCTCGCTGCTCTTCGGCCCGCGGCGTTCATCGACAGCGCCGGGAAGGAGGCCGACGCGACGCTGGACGAGCTGGAGGGTCGGCTGTGTGCGCTCTGGGCGAGCGCGCTCGGCATCGCGCGGATTGGCAAGGATGAGAACTTCTACGATCGCGGCGCCGATTCGCTGATCCTCGCCAGGGTGGCAGGTCGACTGCGCGAGGAGGTGCCGGAGGCTGCGCCGTTCGCCTACGACACGCTCCTGCGGCAGATGCTCAACGAGCCAACGGTCGACGCGCTCGCGCGCGCGTTGCGCAGGCAAGAAGGCGCAGCGCACGCGCCGAGCGCGGAGGCGTCCGCCAGCGGAGGTAAGACCGCGCAGATCGCGCAGCGCCGGGAGGGCAGCAACTCGTTGATCCTCTCGTTCGGCGGCGGGGACGGGCCGGCGCGTGTGATGTTCCACGCGGCGCTGGGCACCATGGATTACTTCCAGCACCTGGGGCGGGCGCTCGCCGCTCAGAATCTGGGGCCTGTCCTGGGCTTCGCTGTCGCCGACCCCGAGCGGTACCTCGCGATCCCCCCGAAGGAGCTCGTCGCGCGCGTGTCCGACGATTACGCGCAGCGGCTCATCGATGAAGGCTTCACGCGGTTTCAGCTCATCGGCTACTGCCTTGGCGGGCTGCTCGCGACCGAGGTGGCCAGGCGGCTGCTCGAGCGCGGCATGTCGGTCGACCTGGCGCTTGTCGACAGCATTCCGATGTTTATCGAGACCGACGAGGAGCTCGCGTTCGAGGCGATCTTCGCCCCGAATTTGAACCTGGATCCGGTGAAGGCCGTCTTCGGCGACGACGTCGACAGCGCCGACGTGTACCGGGCCATCGAGAAGCTGATGGTCGAGTACGATCGCAAGATACCGGCCGGCGCAATGGCCAGGCTCGGCGGGGACCCCGGGCTGGAATCGGTCGCCGCCGCGGTGCGCAGGCAGTCCGCGCGCAGTCAGGACGAGCGTCTGGCCAGCTATGCGAAGGCGGCGGCCGCTCAGGCCGGGGTGCCCGTCGGACCCGAGCTCATCCCGGCGCTGTTCCGGACCTGCAGGCACAGCATGCGCGCCGCGCGCTTCGATCCCGAGCCTTACGTCGGCGATATGACGTTCCTGCGGTGCGACGAGGAGCAATCCTTCGGCATCACCGCAGGCGTCGGGCATTTGACGGCGCCGTTCTGGGAAGGCGTCTGCCTCGGCGAGTTCAAGCTGATCGACGTTCCCGGCAACCATTTCAGCGTCATCGAGCCGCCGCATGTGAATGTCGTGGCCGAGCACCTCGCGGCATCGTTGCGCAACACATGA
- a CDS encoding ABC transporter ATP-binding protein: MRENRENQQKDAALRELRRPIAGLTRLGILLGGVGALTTLVPFIGIAELARILVASGPIDSAKVAGVALIIVVGLGVGWTCTGTALWVTHLADHRLQAILRRALVRKLGEVPLGWYSDKTSGVVRKAVQDDLDDLHHLVAHHDVELVSAIVLPLGGLLYLLWLDFRLALLAIATLPIYMAAYAWMMRGFAEKMMQLDASFGRVSGAIVEFVHGIAVVKAFGQTGRAHQSYQRAVSEFSDRYAGWVRPLLRLEALTSMALSVPVIMLVSLTVGAWFIREGWVSPIDLLAETLVAVVIPQTVLTLNQGLTAQRKAVAAADRVASLLDEPSLPITTTPQAPRGAGVQFDHVSFSYDGSRSVLSDVSFACRPGTVTALVGTSGAGKSTLAKLVPRFYDVTGGAVLLGGVDIRNIAPDVLYRNVGFVLQDVQLVHGTVADNLRLGRPEASDAEVVAAARAAQIHDRLVALPRGYRSVIGEDAILSGGEAQRLSIARTLLADTAVLILDEATAHADPESEAQIQDALSAVARGRTVIVIAHRLATITGVDQIVVLDEGRVRERGTHSALLAADGLYARMWRAYAESDMAAAGAAVGEAS, translated from the coding sequence ATGAGAGAGAATCGAGAGAATCAGCAGAAGGACGCGGCGCTCCGCGAGCTGCGCCGCCCGATAGCAGGGCTCACGCGGCTCGGGATCTTGCTGGGCGGCGTCGGGGCGCTGACGACGCTCGTCCCGTTCATCGGGATCGCCGAGCTCGCGCGGATCCTCGTCGCGTCAGGCCCGATCGACAGCGCGAAGGTGGCCGGGGTCGCGCTGATCATCGTGGTCGGGCTCGGCGTCGGATGGACCTGCACCGGAACGGCGCTGTGGGTGACTCACCTGGCCGACCATCGGCTTCAGGCCATCCTGCGGCGCGCGCTGGTGCGCAAGCTGGGCGAGGTGCCGCTGGGGTGGTACTCCGACAAGACGTCAGGGGTGGTCCGCAAAGCGGTCCAGGACGATCTCGACGACTTGCACCACCTCGTCGCGCACCACGATGTCGAGCTCGTCTCGGCGATCGTCCTTCCGCTCGGCGGCCTCCTGTACCTGCTCTGGCTGGACTTTCGGCTGGCGTTGCTCGCGATCGCCACCCTGCCGATCTACATGGCCGCTTACGCATGGATGATGCGAGGCTTCGCCGAGAAGATGATGCAGCTCGACGCGAGCTTCGGCAGGGTGAGCGGCGCGATCGTCGAGTTCGTACACGGCATCGCGGTCGTGAAGGCGTTCGGCCAGACGGGCCGCGCTCACCAGAGCTATCAGCGCGCCGTCAGCGAGTTCAGCGACCGATACGCCGGCTGGGTGCGACCGCTGCTCCGGCTCGAGGCGCTGACCTCGATGGCCCTCTCGGTGCCTGTGATCATGCTGGTGAGCCTGACGGTGGGCGCCTGGTTCATCCGAGAGGGCTGGGTGAGCCCCATCGATCTGCTCGCCGAGACCCTGGTCGCCGTGGTCATCCCGCAGACGGTGCTCACGCTGAACCAGGGGCTCACGGCCCAGCGCAAGGCCGTGGCGGCGGCGGACCGCGTCGCCTCGCTGCTCGATGAGCCGTCATTGCCCATCACGACGACGCCGCAGGCGCCGCGCGGGGCAGGGGTGCAGTTCGATCACGTCTCGTTCAGCTACGACGGCTCGAGGAGCGTGCTCTCCGACGTGAGCTTCGCTTGCAGGCCTGGCACGGTGACCGCGCTTGTCGGGACCTCGGGCGCGGGGAAGTCCACGCTGGCAAAGCTGGTGCCCCGGTTTTATGACGTGACCGGCGGCGCTGTCCTGCTCGGCGGCGTGGATATCCGGAACATCGCGCCGGACGTGCTGTACCGGAACGTCGGCTTCGTTCTGCAGGACGTCCAGCTGGTGCATGGAACGGTCGCCGACAACCTGCGCCTCGGCCGGCCCGAGGCCAGCGACGCAGAGGTCGTCGCGGCCGCGCGCGCCGCGCAGATCCACGACCGGCTCGTCGCGCTTCCCAGGGGATATCGGTCCGTGATCGGCGAGGACGCCATCCTGTCCGGCGGCGAGGCGCAGCGGCTGTCCATCGCGCGCACGCTGCTCGCGGACACCGCGGTGCTGATCCTGGACGAGGCGACGGCGCACGCGGATCCGGAGTCGGAAGCGCAGATCCAGGACGCGCTGTCCGCGGTCGCGCGCGGGCGCACCGTGATCGTCATCGCGCACCGGCTGGCGACGATCACCGGCGTTGACCAGATCGTCGTGCTCGACGAGGGCCGCGTGCGCGAGCGCGGCACGCATTCCGCGCTGCTCGCAGCGGACGGGCTCTACGCCAGGATGTGGCGTGCTTACGCCGAGAGCGACATGGCGGCTGCCGGCGCAGCGGTGGGTGAAGCCTCATGA